A stretch of DNA from Scomber japonicus isolate fScoJap1 chromosome 19, fScoJap1.pri, whole genome shotgun sequence:
gtcagtctaaccccccccctcttgcttttcctctgagaatgAGGGTAGCCTATTAaagcccatagactgtataagagAAGTTAAGATAAGTTAAAGCCTTGGATGTACATCCATGGCTGAGACTGtatctgttgactgtatgttatcacagtGGAAGGCTAAACTCGAGGGctgtggcgatgacatcatcgaaacgcAGGTATGCGTCTTCACCGTCCACacgaacactcaagggctgcgtttGCGATTTTTttaccctgggaccaggtttcagaaagcttcgttttcaggcaatgtgtttacagtattcatttggacgatcggccaaaacgatgcaaaacatctgcgtttaaaccaaaaagcgtgtccgtgtggatggcccctgagactcactcacaacctgctcacagcctctgcagtcgcaagttgatcccccccccccccctctgccttttcttctgacacacacaacctgtacaACCATGACtgtcagcagcaagttgacgtgatagtaggggcgcctcatcgcccactgcaccaacttgatgtggaaatgagcggtattagtctattagtctagaaaactggcgatttttctttttgaggacgcgcttttctttttttgaggagtcggacggacttttttttcccttttttttttgagagcgctcgtgcgcccccaagtagattgcgccctgggcagttgcccacattgcccatagcaaaaaccgccactgtATACACGTCTGAATCATATCTGACTggttttctctctcctgttttttcATGGCTTCATTTTTCGGAAGCgaaatgttttcaatttttccAAAAACGTTGCTGTtggttttgttgtgtgtgtgtgcttcgtCTGCAGCCAAATACGGTAAGAAAATGAATGTTACATAAGGTGAATGCTTCAAGCTGGAAACAGTCTTATAATaacattttcatactcatctcACCACAGATATCTTATACCTTGATAGATTATGGTAGAAAATGTACGATATGATATAATTTGCACATAATAGGGCAAAAAAAGATTGAGCAAAAGAAAAGATACTGTCTCtttccagtttctcaaatgtgatgaattcctgcttttctttatcatatgttatatataattaaacatatttgtttttaattgatgaCGTCatttttactcctttttttaaaaatatgaatatatataattttatttttctgttgatcaatttATCAATAATTGATAAGCATTAAATAGTTTCTGTCTgatatttagatttagattttaagataagatattcaaTATAACTAACAAGTGAATTATTAGCCtttctgtaaaagaaaaaaaaactttttagaGATCATTAacatattacttttattattattctgtggATTGACAAATTTGGAAATTGACTGACAGTTTCATGTCTAAATTGATGAATTTATTACTTGATTCAGCTCTAAAACAGACAAATCCTTCACTTATGTCTCTTGGATCCCACTGACTCAtattcttttctctctgcagacagttCACCAGAGATGGTCCTTGCCAGTTTTGACTCGACTTCAgatgtttcttttacttttactttattcaATGATTCTACACAAGATTGGGATTATAATGTAACACACACCAGGCAGGAAATCTCAGAGGAAGCACTGCAGTTTCTTAAAGGCCCTGTGTCCACTGTCCTCATACCGTCCTTCTACACGCTGGTCTGCCTCATCAGCATGCCATTTAACATCTGTGCAGTGATAGCTTTCGCTTGGAGGATCCGGCCAAAAAAACCAGCAGCAATCTACATGCTGAACTTGGCCTGCGCTGACCTAATCTTTGCCCTGCTGCTTCCCTTCAAGATCTCCTACCACTTTGGCGGCAACAACTGGATATTCGGCCCACTTATGTGCCGTGTGGTCACTGCAGCTTTTTACTGGAACATGTATTGCTCTGTTCTGCTCATAACTTGCATCAGTGTGGATCGGCTTCTTGCTATAGTCTACCCTATGGACTCTGTGGTTTGGAGAACCCCACAGAATTCAATCATAGCCTGTGTCACCATGTGGATATTATCCTTGGCTGGCTCAGTACCCCTAGTGGTCTCCGAACAGACTGTACACCTAATTCAGCTGGACATCACCACCTGCCACGACATCCAGAGAGCTGATCAACTAATCTGGCACTACAAGATCTACTTCATCATTCTTTgctgcttcctcttcttcctgcctCTGCTCATCACAGTAGTGTCCTACACTTGGGTGATCTGGTCACTGAGCAGGGTCCCAAGCGGGGATCCTGGACACTCACGCAGACGCATGAGAGCAGTGGTGATGGTTTTAACGGTGCTGGTGatctttgtgttgtgtttcatgCCCACAAACTGCATGCTGCTAGCACACTACCTGCAATTCAACGAGGGAATGAAAAATCCCACAGACGCTCCTGATGGCTCCTACTTGATCTATCTGGTTTTCCTGTGTTTGGGGAGTTTGAACTGCCTTCTGGATCCGCTGGTCTACTACTTCGGATCATCCCAATGCCAGAAACAACTGTCCAAAGCGCTGAGGTGTCAGAAGATTACAGAGGTCAGCAGCAGTCATTCATCTTCTGATTCATATAAATCCACCGCCAGAACGATTCTGAAGTCCAGCCACAAAGAAAGTTCAAAGACAAACTCATCAACCACCAAAATGGACTCTTTCCAATCAAATCTCAACAGCCAATACAATAAACTACTGGTCTTGTAGACTGTTACACTGAATCATACTGATGTAACTGACTTAACTGAAACAAGAGAAATATCTTTATTATGAAGTTCAAGTAACAGCAAGTAATGAGCACAAAGCCTGTAGTGTCTAGCCTTTATGTTTCTGTCATGATTAGAATAAATGGAGGACATGTGAACTTACGATGCCAACATACagtattaaaaaacatgtttttatactactactaaatacattttagtttgaGAAGTCTTGctttcaaacacacatgcacttgtGAATGAATAATGAAGTTAAAAATAATGCAGGGAAGGAAGTTTGAATTTAGAAGAACGAATGTTTGATACTATGAAATGCTATTTGAACTGTATATGTAAGAGCTCAAAGGTTTATAAGCAGCAAGTGAATACCAGGACTTTCTATTTTGTTGACACTttgtattttcctgtttttgtgtatgtatatataaatatatgtatatttactgAAAAGCATATTTTAACGCACTTATGTTTCATCTCTGAAAAGCTTTCAGTcgtgttttattttctattttctttaaatataaaccACTTTTAAAGTAAGCTTACATCTTGTCTAATTCCCACCCCAAGTTTCTTAAGGTCTCGGGACCCTTTATTAACCATATTAGAAATGAGAAGTGTCTCACTGGGAACTATTCAATTGGACtatactgtattttgtttta
This window harbors:
- the LOC128379877 gene encoding proteinase-activated receptor 1-like, which encodes MAETVSVDCMLSQWKAKLEGCGDDIIETQVCVFTVHTNTQGLHSSPEMVLASFDSTSDVSFTFTLFNDSTQDWDYNVTHTRQEISEEALQFLKGPVSTVLIPSFYTLVCLISMPFNICAVIAFAWRIRPKKPAAIYMLNLACADLIFALLLPFKISYHFGGNNWIFGPLMCRVVTAAFYWNMYCSVLLITCISVDRLLAIVYPMDSVVWRTPQNSIIACVTMWILSLAGSVPLVVSEQTVHLIQLDITTCHDIQRADQLIWHYKIYFIILCCFLFFLPLLITVVSYTWVIWSLSRVPSGDPGHSRRRMRAVVMVLTVLVIFVLCFMPTNCMLLAHYLQFNEGMKNPTDAPDGSYLIYLVFLCLGSLNCLLDPLVYYFGSSQCQKQLSKALRCQKITESSHKESSKTNSSTTKMDSFQSNLNSQYNKLLVL